From Eptesicus fuscus isolate TK198812 chromosome 13, DD_ASM_mEF_20220401, whole genome shotgun sequence, the proteins below share one genomic window:
- the MS4A2 gene encoding high affinity immunoglobulin epsilon receptor subunit beta, with protein sequence MDTENRSRADLALPNPQGPSSVPEIELSEAPFRDSTLLEKAAPSPRQTWLTFLKRELEFLGVTQILIGFICLYFGTIVYSMFKISEFEKEFFSSFKTGYPFWGAVIFVISGFLSIMSEKKNAAYLVQGSLGANLVSGIAAGTGIFILVTNLKGSLAYIDICQEAYEDDFCITAFFSTELVVMILFLTILGFGAAVLLIVYRIGELFKENQIPEDRLYEELNIYSPIYSELEDRGETSPTDS encoded by the exons atggacacgGAAAATAGAAGCAGAGCAGATCTTGCTCTCCCAAATCCACAAGGGCCCTCCAG TGTGCCTGAAATTGAACTTTCAGAAGCACCTTTCCGTGATAGCACCTTACTGGAGAAGGCTGCCCCATCACCACGCCAGACATGGCTGACATTTTTGAAGAGGGAGCTGGAATTCCTAGGC GTAACACAAATTCTGATTGGTTTCATATGTCTTTATTTTGGAACAATTGTCTACTCCATGTTCAAGATTTCAGAATTTgagaaagaatttttttcatcatttaaaacAGGCTACCCATTCTGGGGAGCAGTAATT TTTGTTATTTCAGGATTTTTGTCAATTATgtctgaaaagaaaaatgcagcATATCTG gTGCAAGGAAGCCTGGGAGCAAATTTGGTCAGCGGCATAGCTGCAGGAACAGGAATCTTTATCCTGGTCACCAACCTAAAGGGCAGTTTGGCTTATATCGATATTTGCCAGGAAGCTTATGAGGACGACTTCTGTATAACAGCCTTTTTTTCCACA GAGCTTGTGGTGATGATCCTGTTTCTTACCATTCTGGGGTTTGGGGCTGCTGTGTTACTCATAGTCTACAGAATTGGAGAACTATTCAAAGAAAACCAG ATTCCAGAAGATCGTCTCTAtgaagaattaaatatatattcaccAATTTACAGTGAATTGGAAGACAGAGGGGAGACATCTCCCACTGACTCATAA